TGAGGGCCATGAGGACAAGGTTCAAGACAGAAAAGACCAGAAGAAGAGAGATCAAGCAAGAAAGCGCAAACATGAAGAATGAACGACCCAACTATTACAGGTGGTTGTTGTGCCTCTGTGCCTACTTTACAGCCGGGCAACCAATTTTGTCTTGCACGCTGACCGCGGCTAATAGATTCTTCTCTTTAGCTATCCGAGAAAGAGAATAGCAGAATTTTGTAGCTATGCATGTAAATCACCGAGTATATGCAAACCAGTCAAATGAGAATTGAGCTAAATTCGGACCTTCTCGATTGTATCAAACTGTTTGCTAATTCTTTGAAATGTTTGCTCCCACAAAGGTTTTTCTTGGAAAGCTCTGGCCATTCAAAACACAATGCACATATTGGAAAGGTAAGGCGTGTTTTGTCTGTTCAAGTTCAATCTTTTGTTGTAAATTTTTAACAGTTATAAAACACTAGAGCAACAACAAGAGAATGTTTTGTGAATATCAATCCAACGTTAAAGATCTTATAAACCACTATCGGGTCAAATGCTAGTCAATTTCTGCCTATTCTAGGGAAGGGCAAAATATTTTGCTCGAACGGTTGAAGTGTTCCCTTCACTGATGACAAACAGTGAAACAGGCCTTCGGTAGAAATCGCCAAACGCTATCCGGGCGAACTCTGGGCTGACCACGTAAAAGGCCGCAACCTGGCGTTTTCTTGGGCTTTTGCCGGTGTGGCGTGGCCCGCGTCGAGCGGCAGCAGAAGGAAGCCAGAGGCGGTAGGTGTTCTGCTCTCTCGATTAGTCCCACCTCGGCTGGCTACGAGGGAGGGGACGGAGAGCTCGCCTACAAAAGAGGGAGGGGTGCGAGCGGTTGAAGGCACGCAGCTGCGTGGTGAGCACAGAGCGAACTATTCTTTCGCCTTTTACTAAAGAATACCGTGTGCACGCCATACTAAGCAGCATACGCTGATTTTTGGAGGgcgctttctttttttgagaaggCCCCAACAATTCTAAATTCAAAGTTATCAAAATGTTCGGTTGTGCTAGAATGAAGTATCGTTTGATAATGCTGCTTTTCGTAAGCTGCCAAGTTGAGAAATTATACAGAACGTATGGACTTGCATTGAACAAGTTTGTTTTCTCAGTGAACAAAGCAACGAAGAAGtatttggtaaaaaaaaaagcaacgaAGAAGTATACTCGTTCGATGTAATTTCTGACATTTCCCAAACGAATAGAAACTACAAAAATGAAAGAATTTGTATTCATCTTTGCATCCCGTCCAGCAAACATCACGTATACATGACCTACAAGATCTACACAGGAGTACTTTTACTCCCTTTATTCTTCTCCTACCCGTATGCACAATCGAACGAACAACTTAAACAGCTCGCTCAAATCCATCGTGTTCCGAACACATCAACGGCGATCTCACTCACCAAATCAGCTGCAGATGCGTCGTCCGGAACGCCTCCCTCGCCCTCGGCGTCAGCGGCTCGCACCCTCTCGACatcgggccgccgccgccgccggccctctGCGGCGACGCGAACCGCGACGCCGCCCTCCCACCGCCGCTCCTCGGTGACAGGTGGACTTCCTCCAGCGCCCGGTGCTGGAGCTCCGGGGGGCAGTCCCTGACGCACACGATCCGGGGCCCGGCGCCCGTGGTCCACTTGAAGGACGGCTGCTTCCCCAGCAGCTGGTACGACGCCTTCCTCTCCAGGACCTTATTCTCCCTTGCCACAGCTGACTGAAtactctcttcttcctcatgaTCTTCAGGCGCACTGGTCGTCGGTGTTTCGGCGTCTCCTTCAGATGAACCTAGCCTCGGGGATGTTTCGAGCGCTTCATGTGTGGTTTCAGTGATCTGAGGTGCTTGGCAGATGATGGTTTCTTCAAAAGGACtaacttcttgttcttctttggGGTTTTCGGCATCGGTGCACCGGTCCAAAGGGATGCTCCTGAGCCTGCTCCAGaactcctcgtcctcctcggtTGGGCTCATCTGCAGATCATATCAAAACAGTTAGAGAATGCAAATTACAGTACATGATTGCTGTGTGACCACGTTTTGGGAAGTCTCATTCTCTGTCAATCATCAGTGACAGGCATTGTTGCTCACCTTGACGTCGCTGAGATCGACATTGTTCTCTTTGAGGAAGCTCTGGAATTCCTGGAAGTTCTCCTCTGTCGGCCGGTAGTGCCCGCTGTGTGGCCAGATAGCCTGTCATGCAACAACACAAGACTGCATCAGCATGTTGTGCTGAAAATTTTCACGACGGgtagaaaaggctaaaagctCCCATTAGATCACTACTCCACGAGTTAACGTACCTTGAGAATTCCATCTTCGACAACTAGTCGACCGGCGGCAGATGTCGCACCTCCAGCGAGAAAGCTGGAATGCTGAAATgtacccttcttcttctgcagaaAGTAGAGAAATGTTACATGATGAATAACTGAAAATAAGAAACTACTGCATTGTGCTGACAGTAAGATTTGGTCTGAAGATTTACCTGGCCAACATACAGGTTCCTGGAAGTGCTCAGCACAAAGATCCACTTCGCGTCCCTCGATCCACCGGAAGTATCGACGATCTGCCGGCTATTCTTGTACATGAACTCGCCGTCCTGGATCACAACCTCGTAgtcctctctttctttctgcAGGCACAACACAAATGCAGGTTTGGTTCATTAGTCCTCCTGAACTTCCATGGACCTCAACTTAACTGCAGCTATATAATTCTCTCATGTACTGTAGTATTATTGTTTGCCAACACTTACCGGACCAAGATACTTGATGCACTGGCTGAGAAGCTTGGACCGCGCGCACCGGTCCTCGAGGTTGATCTCCTTGCCTTCTCCGACATCGAGCCTGAAGAACCAAAAACGGTGATAAATCATAAGCTCAAATTTTCAGAGATTCAGAAATTGCAGCAACCATGGCCAGTTCAGTTTCAGTTGCAAACACTGACCAGTAGAAGAACGGCTCCTTGCTTTCACAGCGCAGCCAGCAGTCGTAGTAGTAGTGCAGGTTATGGCCGTACCGGTGCCGCGGGTCGATCTGTTCATCAGAAATTGAGTTCGTTCAGCACAGCTAAATCACTGCATTGCTCGGCAGAAtcatcaaaagaaacaaagagaCTTAAAAAGTCTGTAATGTCTCTGAGAAATCTGGGAATGGAGCACTCACGGCTTCGAGCCAGTGCTGCAGCGCGAGCTTCCGGGCCTTGTCGTCCTTGGAGAGCCCCTTGCCGACCTTGGCGGCCCTGGTCCCGGCGCGGGCCCACTTGGACACGGCGGACTCGGGCCTGTGGATGTCGAAGAAGGAGACGGAGCTGCGCCTGAGCAGCGCGAAGTCGAGCAGCTCCCACCAGCTCTGCTCCACCAGCACGGCGCAGtccgccagccgccgccgcgtccggaAGCTCTTGTACACCTTCTGCAccctcaccgccgcctcctcctcctcctcctgccgctgctgctgcttcgggccctccgccgtctccgccatggccgccgccgcgaaccGCCTCCGCAGGAGCTCCCTCGGCGTCGGCATCGGCACCGGCGCGGctatggcggcggcgggggcgccggaGTTGGACGGGATGACCGTAGAGATCTTGGTCTCGAGCTGGGGCGAGCTCTGCTGTTGCTGTTCGCGCTTCTTGAAGCTGAGGGAGCCCTCGATCCGGAGCTTGCCGGCGGAGCTGAGCGAGGCCTTGAGGACCGGCGCGGCCGCGGAGACGAGGCTGGCGCATTCGCTCGGGatgtcgccgtcttcgtccACCGGGCACGAGAAGAGCACGCCCATCGAATATCGATCGATCGCAAAGCagagaagaaaacagagaaTGAATGTGTGGGAGCTAGCAGGCGTGGTACAGGCTGCGTGATTCAGAGCTGTATTGGAGTACTGTATTCTTGGTTGGAGCTGTACTAACAAGTACCCAAATTAGCTGCTTGAGCCACTGGGCAATATATAGCCAGGGCTGGGAGAAATTAAAAGGCCAGGTCGTGAGGGCAGCTCGGATGCGGAAAAGCGTGGCGCCTCTGGTCCACGTGTTGTTGGGAGATGTGAGTCTGTCGATCCACTCGGATCTCCTTCCAGACGTGCGGTGCGCGTGCTGACCTGTCCTGGCCGTCTCCTCTCGGTAACTCGTCTTCATCAGAAAGCGTGTGCTCCAAGCACCGCTCAGCTATGGAGCATTTCTGTGTGTTTTCTTTCGCCCGCGTCAATAAAAATTCAAACTCGAAATGTCCTcatgtgaagaagaagaagaaaaaaaaaatctttgtttCCATCCTGAATTTTTCCGATTTTCTTCTGGTGGTTAATTAACCGTGTGAAATCCATGTGAGAACAATGAGTATGGATGTTGAGAATACATGGCTCCATGATTTTACTTGTCGTTACGTTGACCTTTTGCCAGGTTTCACTAATGTATATGAATAAAGATTTACAATTTTAAAAACTATTTCGAATTCTCGTGTTTCaaaatttcatcaaatttAGCGAAGCTGCAGCAGAACAAAAAGTTGTCCAGCAAAAATTACACAAGTTAATTTCATCAAACTCAGTTTAGTTTTCAAGCAACGGAAAAGCTCCatttctcttctttgttttATTGGAATGCTATGTTGCgtaaaaaggaaaatacttCAAACAAATTGAGCTTGAACTAATGTTAAAATTCCTATGTATAACCGACATCAACGGAATGCATCCCATAAGGAACTTGACAACGGTTTACACCAAACCCGTGATCCAAATGACTCGTatagaatatatattttttaaccCAGAGACACCGAATTCACGCTCCAAAAAAGGCCATTTAGATTGAAAAGCAATGTACAATGAACCACACGCCAAGTAGACCTGGTTTATATGTGCATGTTTAGCATTAGGATCCATTATATTAGGTGCGCGTCCTAACTCCGAAGGGGACCCTTGATAGTCAAACCGGCCACCACTAGATGCATGATTTGGTGGGTGCTTATATACAtaagccagccagccagcctgGCTCGTACTAGTACGTCAGCGGCCCCGGCCGTGTGATCTGATGCCTACGGCTTGGCTTCCGGTTTCTCTCGGCGATCGATACCATCCAAGCTAGCTGGCTGGCACGATCGATGGAGTTTGACTTTCCTGATGGAAACGTGGCGCCCGCTGGCTAGCTTCTCTGCTCTTATACGTGTCCACGCCTGCCGACTGcttacatatacatatacacatGCCGTGTCCAAAAGCGACCACCGCATTACAGAAAGTATACAAAACGCACGTACACGTATGTGTGTACAGGTCGGTGCttgccttgttttttttttttttttgcgagggcGCTTGCCTTGTTGTGGCGGACCTTTGCTGCTGGGGTCACCAGCCGGGCCGGTATATATATACGTCGTAGCTAGTCAATATTCCACCGATTATAGTTGCATATGTAAACGATTATAGGCTAAATAAGTAGCAGACGGAGTGCAGATCAGATTCTTTGGAGAAGGAGAGCAATCAAATCAAGAGCTAGCTAATTCGATATGGTCAGAAGTAATAACGTTTTGCAGATTTCTCATCAAATCAAGAGCTAGCTAATTCTTTGGAGATGGAGTAACGATTTGCAGAGACCTGGAGACTAGCTAGCATGCTTGCTACCAGGCTACCAGCTGCACCCTGTACTGTCGCCCAGCCATGGAACAAAAATTGCTGGCGACCGGAGACACGCCGCATGCAACCATATATATGCacgcatcatgcatgcatgtgccgGCCTGCAAAGCCAAAGAAACGATACGCAAAAGGAACATACAGAATCGGGAATGATTCCCGGCCGGTACGTACATAATTAGAGCTAGACATAGGTGTTtatgcatttcttttttgctgaTTTCAGTTAATCAGTTCCGATCGGCACGAATAATCGCCGGAGCAAGTACACATACATGTATCGATATATTATTAAACCGGTCGGTCGATAatggtagctagctagggggCGATCGATGAGTGTTTTGACAAATCGATCATATATCATGCGGTACTCAGCTCCTCCGTATATACGTGCAAGTGCACATGCGCAAGTATAAAATACATAAACaaaatagaagaagaaaaatcgagtacgtacgtacgtacgtacagctAGCTAGAGAGGATGTTGATCGATAAATATTGGAACTGGTAGGATCTGGCTGGCCGTAtaaacgtacgtacgtatacgtGTACGTATGTATGCGAACTAGTAAATGCAGTGGTCGAATTCGTGCACGTACGCGTACGTGCGCTGTGCTCCCCCACGTAGCGTATCGATCTGTAACGCGAGGCTGTATATCACTGTACGTACACATGCATGTTACTCAGTACATTACATCTAAATATATATGGGCCTGACACGGATGATTATTATTGGTCCGTGGGGTCCGAGGCTCCGAGCCAGAGAAAGGTGGCCAGTTGTTTTGATTAGCCTCAGCAGATATATCGATCCATCCGCGGCGTGGTTTTGCTTTTGCTGCGCCGACGGATGCAGTGTGGTGCAGGAGTTCGTGGCTTGAATGCTCCACGTCGCTGCCTCCACGCGCAGACCTTAATTCCCCGGGCCATCCCTCACGACGCAACTATGTTTTCAATCCCTGTTACACAAGATAatgtttttcagatttttattttcttccttttcgaTACTCAGCGAAGCGCATTTGAATACACTGACAATGCCAGCTGCTTAAAAACAGTATACTCATCATATAGGAGTTAAAAACATCAGCGCCGGCCAGACCCAACTCAACATTATTTGTGCGACGCTCCATTTAATTAGTCTGTTGATTCGCAGAAACTCTTGTTTTCAAACCATCGTTCCATCACGTGTGGATGCAAGGGTTAGCACCTTGACAATTGTGGTGCAtggtcaaaactcaaaaggcCATGTGTACTTTCGGTACCTCGTAGATGAGCTTCGAGCCTAAAGGCGGCACATGCACATAAGCTAGTACCAGGAGGGAACAGCGGATCCAAGCTGGTGCTGCATGGATCCAAA
This is a stretch of genomic DNA from Brachypodium distachyon strain Bd21 chromosome 1, Brachypodium_distachyon_v3.0, whole genome shotgun sequence. It encodes these proteins:
- the LOC100824745 gene encoding IQ domain-containing protein IQM2, whose protein sequence is MGVLFSCPVDEDGDIPSECASLVSAAAPVLKASLSSAGKLRIEGSLSFKKREQQQQSSPQLETKISTVIPSNSGAPAAAIAAPVPMPTPRELLRRRFAAAAMAETAEGPKQQQRQEEEEEAAVRVQKVYKSFRTRRRLADCAVLVEQSWWELLDFALLRRSSVSFFDIHRPESAVSKWARAGTRAAKVGKGLSKDDKARKLALQHWLEAIDPRHRYGHNLHYYYDCWLRCESKEPFFYWLDVGEGKEINLEDRCARSKLLSQCIKYLGPKEREDYEVVIQDGEFMYKNSRQIVDTSGGSRDAKWIFVLSTSRNLYVGQKKKGTFQHSSFLAGGATSAAGRLVVEDGILKAIWPHSGHYRPTEENFQEFQSFLKENNVDLSDVKMSPTEEDEEFWSRLRSIPLDRCTDAENPKEEQEVSPFEETIICQAPQITETTHEALETSPRLGSSEGDAETPTTSAPEDHEEEESIQSAVARENKVLERKASYQLLGKQPSFKWTTGAGPRIVCVRDCPPELQHRALEEVHLSPRSGGGRAASRFASPQRAGGGGGPMSRGCEPLTPRAREAFRTTHLQLIW